The region GGACTCAGACACAGCCCAGAATTGCCACTAAGATCCAAATTCTTCCCCAACCTTTGAAAGAAAGTTGATGTAAAAGGAACCTCACCACCCAACAAGTTTCTGCTTAAATTCAAGTGGTATATATGTGAAAGATTGCCAAAACCAGCTGGTATTACACCGATAATTCGGTTGTTTTGCAGCGACAGAGTGCTTAAATTCAAGAGCTGTGAATAGATTGGTGGTATTGTGCCTGAATAGCCAGAATTAGCAAGCCTAAGCTCTTGTAATTTATGTAACTGACCGAACTCTGCAGGTAGTGGTATGAACATTGGATTGTCATCCATTATGAGGTACTGCAAGCTTTGCAACTTTACTAAGCCTTTTGGATTTTTTCCCTTTAGTCTGTTGTTGCTCAAAGCCATAAAAACTAGTGAATTGAGCTTTTCAATGCTATTTGGTAGGCTCCCTGTGAGTAAGTTTGAGCTCAAGTCTAGCTTTTGAAGCATACCCATTTGGCCAATTGTGTCCGGAATCAGTTTAGTGAGCGAGTTGTAGCTCAAATCAAGAACTACAAGGTTTTTAAGATTGCCCAACTGTTTTGGTATTATACCAGACAGAAAATTATAGCTCAAATCAAGGTGTTGAAGAGAAGTTAAGCTGCAAATTTCTTTAGGAATTGGTCCGGTGAGGCGATTTTGCGACAATGTGAGGGTTTGAAGAGAATTTAAGGTATATAACTGAGGTGGAATTGAGCCAATTAACGCCGGATTAGAACGCAGGCTGAGCTGCTGTAGTTTTGAGTTAAAGAAATTGTTTTGTGAGATAGTGAGTGTGGTTTTTGTATGAGTGAAACACTGGGAGAAGATAGCAGATTGAAGATAAGGAAGATGGAATATTTGTGAGGGAAAAATTGATTTGATCTTGCATGATGGATTTGGCGGAGACCCAAAGTCAAGTCTAGTGACGTGAAGGTGGCTGTCATTTCCAGCTTTGCATTCGATCCCCATCCAGGATGAGCCAGGCTTACAAGGGTTTGGATAGGAGATTCTCCAGGATTGGTCAGAAGACATGCTATCCATGATCTTAAACAGAATCTCTAGTTCAGATGGATCCATGCTGTTTGGCTGCAGATTCTGTTGTTGATTGGGGAAAGATATGGAAAGAAATGGAAAGCAGAGCAGGAGGAGTGGGAGAGTGAGAGAAAATGAATAGTGCATTGTGTGAGCAATGTAGTGTCTGATACTAAGTTGTAACAAACACAGCTACGAATTGCTTTACAACTTGGAAGTAAGTTTTTTTTTTTATCACAtgtattattaaaaaaaaaaacttaTATTTTACGTTATTTGATGGGTAAAGTCATGAAATAGAGTAACAACAGAAAGCCAGAAAGTACCATAATTTACAAACAATGAAACCTTTTTTTTCATAGAAACAGGAAAACAAAGTGGTTGGGAACATGGGCATGTTTATGTTTTTACTTGTATTTTGCAATGAAAAGTGCAACATGCAAGAAGACGAAAGATAAGCAGCAAACGTGGAATTCAGAAACTTGATTTCCAGATTATGATTCACAATTCTTAGGCTGAAAAAACATCAAAGTTAAGTGTGAGGGGTACTGAACAATTGAAGTATGAGTTGTAGGTACTTAACAGAATCTTCACATAAAATTAGAATACATCAAAATGGCCAAAATTAACCTAATGTCACATTTGGGTAATGATAAACTTAATGCCAGTAAACTATTAATGGACGATCAACTTGTTGCCTGTTCCAAAGTTAGCTCTGCAGCTGATTACAGACAGCAGTCAGACTTCACGTTACATGCAACTGCCTAAACACGAGTGTGGAATTCATTCCCGTTCAACTGCCTGAGAAGGTGTTTACAAGGACATATACTGCTTGTTTGGCGAACATATAAGCTACATTCACCTGAAAAAGATCTATCCTGCATATTATATTGAGGTGTGTTCGGTTAATTCAATAGAACATGCTTTTAGACCTCGTAAGTCGTAATATAATCAATAAGTTGAATGTTAACCCGGAGAGTACTTTTCATCCATTTCTTTGACGTTTTTTTTGATAAACGGAGAAATTTATTAAAAAAGACTGAGTCTTAGCAAATTACAGATGTTAGTCTAGATTATATCACTTGTAGTAGTTGTAACCTCACAATGAGAGTACCCTGAAGGCTCTAAAAGACACCAATAACTCTTAAATACACTATACTAGTCAATAAAAGCTAATTTTACCAAAAGGTATGAACAATACTAGGTTCCTTGAAACTAAGCCACAGAATGGTGGGATGCTGTTATATCTGCACCTCTAACAGCGTTTTTCGACTTGTTCTACATCCATCAGATCCTCTTCATCCTATGCTTCAACTCTTCCAAGGTCAGTAGCCATATCTGTGAGTTTGTGGGGACCATCTGCAGGAGCTACTGCCCCGATCACCAAGGTAGAGCGGCTTTTGGGACCTGACTTAACCTTGGACAGTAAAATTTCTAGCGACCCTGAAACTGCCGCATGAAGGATGTCCTTGGCAAAAACCCCCTCAAAAATTTCCTTGTCCAAATCGGTAGGAACTTTCAAGAATTCCTTAGAGATGTGTCCAAGAAGACCTCCGTCAAGGATTGAGATAGCCTCCGTTGTGAACAGTCCATCTTTGTTAAAAACAAAGCTATCCCACAATTTTTGTTTGCCCTTATCCACGACGGAGGCATTAGCAACATCAACTATTGAGACATTATCCTCAAGCATTACAAGAGCAGGGGGAGAGTGTTGAGAAGGCACATCCTGAACGACAGAGACCATATGAGAGAGAAGGACAGATACCTGGTTGTTGTCAACAACAACTGCCTCTAGCAGTGAGATTGGAGCTTCTTCTTGATTAAGTATGTGGAGAGCTTCAATGACGTTTATCTCTTCATCAGTGGAAGCTGGACTTGAGAGCACAACATCTTCTACTTCTCCTAGATCAAAATTATGATCTTGAAACAACATAGGAAAATGGATAGACATTCCCATATCTCTGT is a window of Apium graveolens cultivar Ventura chromosome 11, ASM990537v1, whole genome shotgun sequence DNA encoding:
- the LOC141698005 gene encoding uncharacterized protein LOC141698005, whose amino-acid sequence is MHYSFSLTLPLLLLCFPFLSISFPNQQQNLQPNSMDPSELEILFKIMDSMSSDQSWRISYPNPCKPGSSWMGIECKAGNDSHLHVTRLDFGSPPNPSCKIKSIFPSQIFHLPYLQSAIFSQCFTHTKTTLTISQNNFFNSKLQQLSLRSNPALIGSIPPQLYTLNSLQTLTLSQNRLTGPIPKEICSLTSLQHLDLSYNFLSGIIPKQLGNLKNLVVLDLSYNSLTKLIPDTIGQMGMLQKLDLSSNLLTGSLPNSIEKLNSLVFMALSNNRLKGKNPKGLVKLQSLQYLIMDDNPMFIPLPAEFGQLHKLQELRLANSGYSGTIPPIYSQLLNLSTLSLQNNRIIGVIPAGFGNLSHIYHLNLSRNLLGGEVPFTSTFFQRLGKNLDLSGNSGLCLSPAEAYGVKKIGVDICGINKTASLIKPLKHSEAPSLGFTKLFFLFNVFFLLCLH